CTCTGACACTGGCAAAAGTGTTTATCGAAAGATTAGCTAAAGAAATTTCTGAGTTTTGATTGCTGGAAGTCGTAGTAGTTTGGTTAATTATGATAGTACCAGTAGTGACAATAGCGGTGCCAAGACTGCTAATTAAAATGAGTTTTCGTTGATGAGGAAATTTGAAGAATAGATAAGTTCCAGAAAGAGGAATTAGTAGGATAATAAAGATCGCAAGATGAGAAAATGAGTTGGATCTTTTGTCGGAATTTATCGAATGATTGTTAGATAAAATACGATTATATTTAGAGTCGATTAAACTGAAATCTTCCCGAACAAAATGGACTTCTCCTGTAGGTTTAACTATCCAGATATAAAGTTTGGGTTCATAGGTTGGGTTTATGCCAAAAGCATTAATACTTACAGGTGTTAAATATTTAACTAATGTTGCATTTTGCTCCTTGGCAATAGCTTTAATTTCATCAATACTTATAGACGATTCTTTATTTTTATCGATTAGATAAGAGAGAATACGAGTACGACCATATTCAGCAAATTCTAAAGCTTCTGTATATTTTTTCTGTTGAATTCGTAACTCTGTTAACCCATAACTAAATAGTCCAGCTTCTCCGAATAGATGGTTATCCCATGAACCACCACTGCCGGCAAATCTCTCTAGGAGATTTACGATTGTTTTATTCCATGATTTTCTATCATTTTTCATAGCCTCTAAAAACTTTTTCTCGGCTGCATCTATTTTGCCTTGTTGCAGTAATGAGAATCCCAAACTTGACTGAATGTAAGAAATTCTAGAGGAAAATGGATCGTCAACACAAGTTTGACAACTGAATTGATCTTGGTATTTTTCTATTGAATCTATTGCCTTTTGATACTGTCTAGTTGCTTCAGCATAGTTGCCTAATTGAAAATAAATTGCTCCTAGCTGTCTATACGACACATATGAATGTCCGCGATTATCAGACTCAACATGTAGAGACTTTTTCAGAGAATTAATTGCTTTTTTGTATTTTTTTGCACCAACGTAAGCTTCATGTATTGGGTGAAAAATATGTGGAACACCTCCCTTTCTTAAGTCTCTTTTACACGCTTTAATTGCCTTTTCCCAAGCTTCAGCAATGTTATAGCCCGTGCATATGTTTGAGTCAATTGCAAAAATATTTTTTTTCAGGGCTTCAATTTGTTCTAAGTCTTCTATAATAGCTTGTTTGTCTGCTTCAGAGATAGGTGCATTAAATTGCCTTTTGTTTATAATATACATTAAAACCCTACCAATTTCTCTATCTGATATTTTTTCTGTTATTTCTATTCGATTAGGAGAATTAACCCACGAATCTTGTGCTAAAGCTGAGGGAATAAAAGGCTTCTTTTGACTAAAACTTTCTAGAGGATTACCAAGAATAGAAACTAAGGTAATTATTACCGTTGTTGTGAACTGATAAAGCTTCATAATTAACACCTCTTTAGGTTGAAAAATAATTGAATAGAGTACAATTGCACACAATTAAGTAATTAACATTTATGAAATTTAGCTATCAGAAAACACTTACTTCTCAAAAAAGACATACAACTTTCCTTTCTCTCTCTAAATTTTGCTTGATTTTGGAGATAAAAACCCTAGAATAAAATCTTATAACCTATTCATAATTGTTATCTAATTATGAAAAAACATCATTAAAAAGCAGGGTTATCTCGATGATTTTCCTGCGGCTTTAACCTATTCAAAACATCATAAAAATTGTAATAAACTCGTTTACCTTCAGCAAAAGTATCAGGAGGTTCTTCTCCTCTTAATAATTCAGGTTTTTCACTTGGGAATTGACGGCGGTTAATCAAATCTTGCACCACTAAATCTGGATCGTCACTAGACTCTAAAGTGAACAGTAAATCCTCATTCTTGCATGAAGCCCTCATTTGTTTAACCCCACATACTACCGGAATATTCCGATTAGGAACCCATGTTTCCCAAGTAGCAACAATATACTTCAATCCATCTCTATTATATATATTTTGAAACCGCTACGAAACCATTTTACATCGTTGTTCTGGCGGGTAATTTTCACCAAAAAAATCATTATCTAACTTCCAAAGAATAACAATTATTTCTTCATTTGATTGAGGATTTTCCACAATTGTTGCAGGAATACTTCTACCTTGATATTCACCAGTTCCACAAAAGAATCTAACCCCAGATACTGGAACTGAACTTACCTCAACTTTTTGAGTTGGAACGGGTTCAGATGTCACAGGTTGTTCCGACTCAGGTTTAATAAAAGGAGTAATAGCTGTAATCAAAGCAGCAATTGCACCTAGTACAGTAGCTAATGTAATCCAGTGGTTTTTCTGATTATTGCTCATAGTTATGACAGGATAGAACTTTATTGAAGTAGAACTGAAACATCTTCGGCGTGTTTGCGATCTCTGCAATTTCTTCAACGGTGATAGTCACCAGTGAAGACCCCCTAAACATTGTGCTATATTTTGCATCCGCTCTCGCAATCGCACGCTCTCCTTCGTGATGAAAAAGGCGTTCTCGACCATGTTGATAAGCGAAGGCTTTACCTCCGACCATTACAGCAAATACCCCGAAACCGGGACTTTTAATTGTAATTGATATCCCTAATTCGCTCGTAATTCTTGGGGCGGATTATTCGGTTTCCCCACCGCAATACAGCAATCCTCTGGGTTGGGAACCAACTCTAGCTCCCGGTTTTGCGACCACTTGCTTCTGCTTCTGAAACTTTGCAAACGCCCACGAAGGAAAGATTTTATTCCACAGCCAATCATAACAGATTTTCCAGGGAGGAACACGGGGCGCACCCCGTTTGTTGAGCTACAAAGTCTCAAAATCAACCTTATCAAGTTTCATTTGTTCGCGAAACGTATCGACGATTTGATCGAGAACTGCACCAAGAGTACTGGACTGTTTCAGCTAATTTGGCACATTTGGGTACGTTATCGACAGTGTAACGCACCCAAACCCGCACCCAAAACCACATCCAGAAGATTACTCTGTACCGGATGATGGACAAACTTCCCCCATTACTCATCCAATAAAATCAATTGTTTGCGGTGAGTATGACGCACGGAAAACTCCGGTGAATCTGAAGAATTTTCAGAACCACGACTAATGAATCCAAACAGATAAACCACATCCATGGGACGCAATAGAGTTCCGTCATTGCGGCAACTGCCCAGATAACGAACCTGTGCCAAACCTTCAGCAGAAACTGATTCTAACTCTAATTCAAATAACTGCTCGCGAAGGTTAACTCGTTTGGGTTTGCCAGATTTAGTTTTGCCTTCCTTAATGATTTCCTCACGGTCTAAAATAGCCTGAATCCAATCTTGCCATTCCTGGGAAATAACAGCCACAGAACACTCTAGGATAATCTGATATTCTGCCCGCTCTAATAACTTGGCGCTGCTTTTCCCTTTTAAGGGGACTTCTATCGCCTCGTAAAGGGGACATTCCGCAGGCAGTTGGGCGCGAAGACGCTGTAAAAAGTCTTCCGGTGCGACTGGCTGGGTTAATTCAAAATCGACTAATTCGCCACTGCTTGTGATGCCTAACGAGAGGGCACTGGCGACCATGATGCGGGGGCCGGGATGATATCCTCCACTATAGGCAACCGGTAAGCCAGCGCGACGTACTGCCCGGTCAAGCAGTCTTAACCAGTCTAAATGACTGATTTGTCCCATTTCTCCCTGTTTGCCCCATTTGACTCGTAAGCGTTGAACCGGCGGTACTTTCGTATTGTCGCGAACTTCTAGAGTGGGAATGGGAGGTGGGGTGACAACGATATTATGGCCGAAGTTGGTTCCACAGACTCCGCAGTGGGAACAACTTTCAAAGGAACAGTCGGGAACGGTGGTGGCTTCGAGGGCGCGTTTGAGGTCGTCTTTGAGCCAGGTTTTGCTAATTCCAGTGTCGATATGATCCCAAGGAAGGGGTTGCTCTAACAGAGACTCAGAAGCGTTCACCGAGCGGAGTCGAGGTGATGAGCGGAGTCGAGGTGAGGAAGAATTCTCCGAAAGGTGGTCAGGAAGCGCGTGCCAGGTTCCTTCGGTAATTTGGCGATATTTCCAAGTAAGTCCAGCTTGCTCGATCGCCTCTTCCCAAGCATTATAGGCCGTATCGAGACTCTCCCACCAGGCATCCATCCCCGCACCACGCTTCCAAGCTTCCAGGATAACCGGGCCGAGTTGGCGATCGCCCCTTGAAAGAAAATCTTCCATGGCCGATAATCGGATATCGGTAAAATGGGCCTTGACTCCCCGCATCTGCCGAAATTCTTCACGTAATAAGTCCTGCTTGCGTGCAAATTCTGCGGTAGACACGCTATGCCACTGAAAAGGAGTATGGGGTTTAGGCGTAAAGTTGGAGATAGTGAGAGTAACCCCCAAGCGTTTGCGACCGCGAGTATAACATTCTTGCTGGAGCCAATGGACCGTTTCAGCAATACCTAACACATCTGCGTCCGTTTCTCCAGGCAAGCCAATCATAAAGTAAAGTTTAACCCGATCCCATCCCTGATCGTAAGCACTCTTTACCCCACGCAAGAGTTCCTCATTCGTCAACCCTTTATTAATAATGTCGCGCATCCGTTGGGTTCCCGCTTCGGGAGCAAACGTGAGGGAACTTTTGCGCGTCCCTCCAACGAGGTTACCAATGTTTTCATCAAAGCGGTCTACCCGTTGACTGGGAAGGGAGAGGGCAATTTTTCGCTCTTGAAGACGGTTTCTGAGTTCGAGTCCGACCGCAGGAAGGGCAAGATAGTCGGAACAACTGAGGGAAAGGAGGGAGATTTCATTATAGCCCGTGGTTTGAATCCCTTGTTCGATCGCCTCAATCACCTCATCTGGGTCAACATCTCGTGCTGGACGAGTGAGCATTCCCGGTTGGCAAAAGCGGCAACCTCTGGTGCATCCGCGCCGAATTTCCATAGTTAAACGGTCGTGGATAGTTTCAATATAGGGCACAAGGGCGACGGAATAGGCGGGCATGGGGGGAGCTGTTCGTCGTAAAATGCGATCGGGTACATCATCCCGCAGGGGAACCACACTTCCGTCTGGCATGGGTTGATAAAATTGGGGCACATAGACTCCGGGAATTTGCGCCAGATCCAGGAGTAAATCTAAGCGGCTTAAGGTATTATT
This window of the Roseofilum reptotaenium CS-1145 genome carries:
- a CDS encoding TIGR03960 family B12-binding radical SAM protein, whose product is MVIAIDELLTPDIHKPARYIGKELGAAYKSWSETSVHWVLSYPELYELGSSNLGHQILYNIINAQPRQLCDRTYLPGPDLSAKLRETQTPLFALESRRTLQEFDIIGFSLSYELGATNILEMLDLARIPFTWEERNQGDFPLIFAGGQTATSNPEPYSQFFDFMALGDGEELLTEIGLIVEESLNNTLSRLDLLLDLAQIPGVYVPQFYQPMPDGSVVPLRDDVPDRILRRTAPPMPAYSVALVPYIETIHDRLTMEIRRGCTRGCRFCQPGMLTRPARDVDPDEVIEAIEQGIQTTGYNEISLLSLSCSDYLALPAVGLELRNRLQERKIALSLPSQRVDRFDENIGNLVGGTRKSSLTFAPEAGTQRMRDIINKGLTNEELLRGVKSAYDQGWDRVKLYFMIGLPGETDADVLGIAETVHWLQQECYTRGRKRLGVTLTISNFTPKPHTPFQWHSVSTAEFARKQDLLREEFRQMRGVKAHFTDIRLSAMEDFLSRGDRQLGPVILEAWKRGAGMDAWWESLDTAYNAWEEAIEQAGLTWKYRQITEGTWHALPDHLSENSSSPRLRSSPRLRSVNASESLLEQPLPWDHIDTGISKTWLKDDLKRALEATTVPDCSFESCSHCGVCGTNFGHNIVVTPPPIPTLEVRDNTKVPPVQRLRVKWGKQGEMGQISHLDWLRLLDRAVRRAGLPVAYSGGYHPGPRIMVASALSLGITSSGELVDFELTQPVAPEDFLQRLRAQLPAECPLYEAIEVPLKGKSSAKLLERAEYQIILECSVAVISQEWQDWIQAILDREEIIKEGKTKSGKPKRVNLREQLFELELESVSAEGLAQVRYLGSCRNDGTLLRPMDVVYLFGFISRGSENSSDSPEFSVRHTHRKQLILLDE
- a CDS encoding CHAT domain-containing protein, with translation MKLYQFTTTVIITLVSILGNPLESFSQKKPFIPSALAQDSWVNSPNRIEITEKISDREIGRVLMYIINKRQFNAPISEADKQAIIEDLEQIEALKKNIFAIDSNICTGYNIAEAWEKAIKACKRDLRKGGVPHIFHPIHEAYVGAKKYKKAINSLKKSLHVESDNRGHSYVSYRQLGAIYFQLGNYAEATRQYQKAIDSIEKYQDQFSCQTCVDDPFSSRISYIQSSLGFSLLQQGKIDAAEKKFLEAMKNDRKSWNKTIVNLLERFAGSGGSWDNHLFGEAGLFSYGLTELRIQQKKYTEALEFAEYGRTRILSYLIDKNKESSISIDEIKAIAKEQNATLVKYLTPVSINAFGINPTYEPKLYIWIVKPTGEVHFVREDFSLIDSKYNRILSNNHSINSDKRSNSFSHLAIFIILLIPLSGTYLFFKFPHQRKLILISSLGTAIVTTGTIIINQTTTTSSNQNSEISLANLSINTFASVRGSATKDLPESEIGSNCQSKEEKQQMIIIDDCLKEAHKILIEPIAQLLPKNPEEEVIIIPDGELFRVPFAALTGKDNKYLIQKHTLRISPSIKLLQITQQQKAKKAPNLSNQNLVVGNPVMPIGNNGEQLKALPDAEKEAEAIAQLLDTTAITGTRATKSRITRLMPNANIIHLATHGNPFSLAFAPSGQDLGFLGEHEIYNFDLTADLVVLSACETGLGEITTDGVVGIARPFVGAGVPSVVISLWQVPDEATSKLMVDFYKNLQAGENKAQALRQAMLTTMEEYSEPGYWAGFFLVGES